From a region of the Falco cherrug isolate bFalChe1 chromosome 9, bFalChe1.pri, whole genome shotgun sequence genome:
- the NDOR1 gene encoding NADPH-dependent diflavin oxidoreductase 1 isoform X1 yields the protein MVERKLLVLFGSQTGTAEDTAERIGREAKQRHFQCRVDALDSYDVANLINELLVVFVCATTGQGDPPDNMKMFWRFLFRKNLPPGSLCQLDYAVLGLGDSSYPKFNFVAKKLHKRVLQLGGNPLLPVALGDDQHDLGPYAVVDPWLLALWDKILALYPLPPGLEIISADVRLPPKYTLHYLAENSLHPNGDVLQPSAPRAVPSELHPFAARMVSNQRVTAESHFQDVRLIEFDVTGSGITFSAGDVVMIQPQNCPEDVQQFCQLLRLDPDRRFVLKPTEPGTSLPALLPQPCTIWHLVTHYLDISCVPRRSFFELLSYFSTNELEREKLQEFSSAQGQEELYSYCNRPRRSTLEVMWDFPHTTCAIPPEYLLDLIPRIRPRAFSIASSMLAHPDRIQILMAVVQYKTRLSKPRRGLCSTWLASLNPEQGDVRVPLWVKKGGMKFPADPETPVIMIGPGTGVAPFRAAIQERVAQGRRGNCLFFGCRQKSKDFYCQAEWEELVTRGLLTLFTAFSRDQEEKVYVQHRIQENRRLVWELLSSRSAHVYLAGNAKQMPAAVAEALQSVIQLEGGLSPSEAEEYLTALERSQRFQSETWS from the exons ATGGTGGAACGGAAACTCCTTGTTCTTTTTGGCAGCCAGACTGGGACGGCTGAAGACACAGCCGAGAGAATTGGCAGAGAAGCCAAGCAACGACACTTCCAGTGCAGAGTAGACGCCCTGGACAGCTATGACGTG GCCAACCTCATCAACGAGCTGTTGGTGGTATTTGTGTGTGCAACCACTGGCCAGGGTGACCCACCTGACAACATGAAG ATGTTCTGGCGGTTTCTGTTCCGGAAGAACCTGCCACCTGGTTCCCTCTGCCAGCTGGACTACGCTGTGCTGGGCCTTGGTGACTCCTCCTATCCCAA GTTTAATTTTGTTGCGAAGAAGCTGCACAAACGGGTGCTACAGCTTGGGGGCAACCCTCTGCTGCCAGTGGCGTTGGGAGATGACCAGCATGACTTGGG GCCATATGCAGTGGTTGATCCATGGCTCCTGGCCTTATGGGACAAGATCCTTGCCTTGTATCCTCTCCCTCCTGGCCTTGAGATCATCAGCGCAGATGTACG cctgccccCAAAATACACCCTGCACTACCTGGCTGAGAACTCCCTGCACCCCAATGGTGACGTGCTCCAGCCATCAGCACCCAGGGCTGTTCCCTCTGAGCTGCATCCCTTCGCTGCCCGGATGGTGTCTAATCAGCGGGTGACAGCAGAATCCCATTTCCAGGATGTCCGGCTCATCGAGTTTGATGTCACGGGCTCAGGCATCAC GTTCAGTGCAGGGGACGTGGTGATGATCCAGCCCCAGAACTGCCCTGAAGACGTGCAGCAGTTCTGCCAGCTCCTGCGCCTGGACCCAGACAGACGCTTTGTGCTGAAGCCCACGGAGCCCG GTacatccctccctgccctcttgccacagccctgcaccatcTGGCACCTGGTCACTCACTACCTGGACATCTCCTGTGTGCCACGACGCTCCTTCTTTGAGCTCTTGTCCTACTTCTCTACAAACGAGCTGGAGCgggagaagctgcaggagtTCAGCTCTGCGCAGGGCCAGGAAGAACTATACAGCTACTGCAACCGGCCCCGCAGGAGCACGCTCGAG GTCATGTGGGATTTCCCTCACACCACGTGTGCTATTCCACCCGAATACCTGCTGGACCTCATCCCTCGCATCAGACCCCGTGCCTTCTCCATCGCTTCCTCCATGCTG GCTCACCCTGACCGGATCCAGATCCTCATGGCAGTAGTGCAGTACAAGACGCGGCTCAGCAAACCCCGACGTGGTCTCTGCTCTACCTGGTTGGCTTCTCTCAACCCAGAGCAAG gtGATGTCCGGGTGCCTCTTTGGGTgaagaaaggaggaatgaaGTTCCCAGCTGACCCTGAGACCCCCGTGATCATGATTGGCCCTGGCACAGGGGTGGCACCTTTCCGAGCAGCGATACAGGAGCGGGTGGCACAAGGACGTAGAG GGAACTGCTTGTTCTTTGGCTGCCGCCAGAAATCCAAGGACTTCTACTGCCAGGCGGAGTGGGAAGAGCTGGTGACAAGGGGCTTGCTGACACTCTTCACAGCTTTCTCCAGGGACCAG gaggagaaggtTTACGTTCAGCACCGCATCCAGGAGAACAGAAGGCTGGtgtgggagctgctgagcagcaggagcGCTCATGTCTACCTGGCTGG GAATGCCAAGCAGATGCCAGCGGCAGTGGCTGAAGCCCTGCAGTCGGTGATACAGTTGGAAGGTGGCCTGTCACCCTCTGAAGCAGAGGAGTATTTAACAGCCCTGGAACGGTCCCAGCGCTTCCAGTCTGAAACCTGGTCGTAA
- the NDOR1 gene encoding NADPH-dependent diflavin oxidoreductase 1 isoform X2, producing the protein MVERKLLVLFGSQTGTAEDTAERIGREAKQRHFQCRVDALDSYDVANLINELLVVFVCATTGQGDPPDNMKMFWRFLFRKNLPPGSLCQLDYAVLGLGDSSYPKFNFVAKKLHKRVLQLGGNPLLPVALGDDQHDLGPYAVVDPWLLALWDKILALYPLPPGLEIISADVRLPPKYTLHYLAENSLHPNGDVLQPSAPRAVPSELHPFAARMVSNQRVTAESHFQDVRLIEFDVTGSGITFSAGDVVMIQPQNCPEDVQQFCQLLRLDPDRRFVLKPTEPGTSLPALLPQPCTIWHLVTHYLDISCVPRRSFFELLSYFSTNELEREKLQEFSSAQGQEELYSYCNRPRRSTLEVMWDFPHTTCAIPPEYLLDLIPRIRPRAFSIASSMLAHPDRIQILMAVVQYKTRLSKPRRGLCSTWLASLNPEQGDVRVPLWVKKGGMKFPADPETPVIMIGPGTGVAPFRAAIQERVAQGRRGNCLFFGCRQKSKDFYCQAEWEELVTRGLLTLFTAFSRDQECQADASGSG; encoded by the exons ATGGTGGAACGGAAACTCCTTGTTCTTTTTGGCAGCCAGACTGGGACGGCTGAAGACACAGCCGAGAGAATTGGCAGAGAAGCCAAGCAACGACACTTCCAGTGCAGAGTAGACGCCCTGGACAGCTATGACGTG GCCAACCTCATCAACGAGCTGTTGGTGGTATTTGTGTGTGCAACCACTGGCCAGGGTGACCCACCTGACAACATGAAG ATGTTCTGGCGGTTTCTGTTCCGGAAGAACCTGCCACCTGGTTCCCTCTGCCAGCTGGACTACGCTGTGCTGGGCCTTGGTGACTCCTCCTATCCCAA GTTTAATTTTGTTGCGAAGAAGCTGCACAAACGGGTGCTACAGCTTGGGGGCAACCCTCTGCTGCCAGTGGCGTTGGGAGATGACCAGCATGACTTGGG GCCATATGCAGTGGTTGATCCATGGCTCCTGGCCTTATGGGACAAGATCCTTGCCTTGTATCCTCTCCCTCCTGGCCTTGAGATCATCAGCGCAGATGTACG cctgccccCAAAATACACCCTGCACTACCTGGCTGAGAACTCCCTGCACCCCAATGGTGACGTGCTCCAGCCATCAGCACCCAGGGCTGTTCCCTCTGAGCTGCATCCCTTCGCTGCCCGGATGGTGTCTAATCAGCGGGTGACAGCAGAATCCCATTTCCAGGATGTCCGGCTCATCGAGTTTGATGTCACGGGCTCAGGCATCAC GTTCAGTGCAGGGGACGTGGTGATGATCCAGCCCCAGAACTGCCCTGAAGACGTGCAGCAGTTCTGCCAGCTCCTGCGCCTGGACCCAGACAGACGCTTTGTGCTGAAGCCCACGGAGCCCG GTacatccctccctgccctcttgccacagccctgcaccatcTGGCACCTGGTCACTCACTACCTGGACATCTCCTGTGTGCCACGACGCTCCTTCTTTGAGCTCTTGTCCTACTTCTCTACAAACGAGCTGGAGCgggagaagctgcaggagtTCAGCTCTGCGCAGGGCCAGGAAGAACTATACAGCTACTGCAACCGGCCCCGCAGGAGCACGCTCGAG GTCATGTGGGATTTCCCTCACACCACGTGTGCTATTCCACCCGAATACCTGCTGGACCTCATCCCTCGCATCAGACCCCGTGCCTTCTCCATCGCTTCCTCCATGCTG GCTCACCCTGACCGGATCCAGATCCTCATGGCAGTAGTGCAGTACAAGACGCGGCTCAGCAAACCCCGACGTGGTCTCTGCTCTACCTGGTTGGCTTCTCTCAACCCAGAGCAAG gtGATGTCCGGGTGCCTCTTTGGGTgaagaaaggaggaatgaaGTTCCCAGCTGACCCTGAGACCCCCGTGATCATGATTGGCCCTGGCACAGGGGTGGCACCTTTCCGAGCAGCGATACAGGAGCGGGTGGCACAAGGACGTAGAG GGAACTGCTTGTTCTTTGGCTGCCGCCAGAAATCCAAGGACTTCTACTGCCAGGCGGAGTGGGAAGAGCTGGTGACAAGGGGCTTGCTGACACTCTTCACAGCTTTCTCCAGGGACCAG GAATGCCAAGCAGATGCCAGCGGCAGTGGCTGA
- the NDOR1 gene encoding NADPH-dependent diflavin oxidoreductase 1 isoform X3, translated as MVERKLLVLFGSQTGTAEDTAERIGREAKQRHFQCRVDALDSYDVANLINELLVVFVCATTGQGDPPDNMKMFWRFLFRKNLPPGSLCQLDYAVLGLGDSSYPKFNFVAKKLHKRVLQLGGNPLLPVALGDDQHDLGPYAVVDPWLLALWDKILALYPLPPGLEIISADVRLPPKYTLHYLAENSLHPNGDVLQPSAPRAVPSELHPFAARMVSNQRVTAESHFQDVRLIEFDVTGSGITFSAGDVVMIQPQNCPEDVQQFCQLLRLDPDRRFVLKPTEPGTSLPALLPQPCTIWHLVTHYLDISCVPRRSFFELLSYFSTNELEREKLQEFSSAQGQEELYSYCNRPRRSTLEVMWDFPHTTCAIPPEYLLDLIPRIRPRAFSIASSMLAHPDRIQILMAVVQYKTRLSKPRRGLCSTWLASLNPEQGDVRVPLWVKKGGMKFPADPETPVIMIGPGTGVAPFRAAIQERVAQGRRGGEGLRSAPHPGEQKAGVGAAEQQERSCLPGWECQADASGSG; from the exons ATGGTGGAACGGAAACTCCTTGTTCTTTTTGGCAGCCAGACTGGGACGGCTGAAGACACAGCCGAGAGAATTGGCAGAGAAGCCAAGCAACGACACTTCCAGTGCAGAGTAGACGCCCTGGACAGCTATGACGTG GCCAACCTCATCAACGAGCTGTTGGTGGTATTTGTGTGTGCAACCACTGGCCAGGGTGACCCACCTGACAACATGAAG ATGTTCTGGCGGTTTCTGTTCCGGAAGAACCTGCCACCTGGTTCCCTCTGCCAGCTGGACTACGCTGTGCTGGGCCTTGGTGACTCCTCCTATCCCAA GTTTAATTTTGTTGCGAAGAAGCTGCACAAACGGGTGCTACAGCTTGGGGGCAACCCTCTGCTGCCAGTGGCGTTGGGAGATGACCAGCATGACTTGGG GCCATATGCAGTGGTTGATCCATGGCTCCTGGCCTTATGGGACAAGATCCTTGCCTTGTATCCTCTCCCTCCTGGCCTTGAGATCATCAGCGCAGATGTACG cctgccccCAAAATACACCCTGCACTACCTGGCTGAGAACTCCCTGCACCCCAATGGTGACGTGCTCCAGCCATCAGCACCCAGGGCTGTTCCCTCTGAGCTGCATCCCTTCGCTGCCCGGATGGTGTCTAATCAGCGGGTGACAGCAGAATCCCATTTCCAGGATGTCCGGCTCATCGAGTTTGATGTCACGGGCTCAGGCATCAC GTTCAGTGCAGGGGACGTGGTGATGATCCAGCCCCAGAACTGCCCTGAAGACGTGCAGCAGTTCTGCCAGCTCCTGCGCCTGGACCCAGACAGACGCTTTGTGCTGAAGCCCACGGAGCCCG GTacatccctccctgccctcttgccacagccctgcaccatcTGGCACCTGGTCACTCACTACCTGGACATCTCCTGTGTGCCACGACGCTCCTTCTTTGAGCTCTTGTCCTACTTCTCTACAAACGAGCTGGAGCgggagaagctgcaggagtTCAGCTCTGCGCAGGGCCAGGAAGAACTATACAGCTACTGCAACCGGCCCCGCAGGAGCACGCTCGAG GTCATGTGGGATTTCCCTCACACCACGTGTGCTATTCCACCCGAATACCTGCTGGACCTCATCCCTCGCATCAGACCCCGTGCCTTCTCCATCGCTTCCTCCATGCTG GCTCACCCTGACCGGATCCAGATCCTCATGGCAGTAGTGCAGTACAAGACGCGGCTCAGCAAACCCCGACGTGGTCTCTGCTCTACCTGGTTGGCTTCTCTCAACCCAGAGCAAG gtGATGTCCGGGTGCCTCTTTGGGTgaagaaaggaggaatgaaGTTCCCAGCTGACCCTGAGACCCCCGTGATCATGATTGGCCCTGGCACAGGGGTGGCACCTTTCCGAGCAGCGATACAGGAGCGGGTGGCACAAGGACGTAGAG gaggagaaggtTTACGTTCAGCACCGCATCCAGGAGAACAGAAGGCTGGtgtgggagctgctgagcagcaggagcGCTCATGTCTACCTGGCTGG GAATGCCAAGCAGATGCCAGCGGCAGTGGCTGA